A genome region from Gigantopelta aegis isolate Gae_Host chromosome 3, Gae_host_genome, whole genome shotgun sequence includes the following:
- the LOC121367609 gene encoding tRNA methyltransferase 10 homolog C-like, protein MMLRVLPRKLFHWSVLDEISLVTTATKCYPCVTSIECSYKHLSTKSSCLPKLLYLSNRNCSQHAATRLEGEKHTGMEIKSASEILSSLDAETEKKLKVFKMEYEVLLHMGAFVPETMTDDTWLRVLEQNSSSARRRLYRFLRRNEKLEEKKKAKQRAREEERLATESQTKDREESPPLEPKNTFFFHIRQTSMNRTYYTRLAHSMLFGIPLVFDLDFEQHMRTQDCQNLVSQFMMAYGFNKVVQEPFHFVLTGANPQGHIMRMLNKGSVERPLDSFLFTVTEQSYLDLYPRNNVVYLTPNAPNVLKSFNPNDVYIIGGLVDKTSKKPFTMAKAKEQNIRMAKFPLDEHLIWSQGTKSLTIDQVVRILLELKESNSWKRALQYVPKRKIARDYLQ, encoded by the exons ATGATGCTAAGAGTGTTACCACGGAAACTGTTCCACTGGTCGGTGCTGGATGAAATCTCATTGGTTACTACAGCAACGAAATGTTATCCCTGTGTGACTTCCATTGAGTGCAGCTATAAACATTTGTCAACAAAATCATCTTGTCTACCAAAGTTGCTGTATCTGTCAAATAGAAACTGTTCTCAACATGCTGCAACGAGGTTGGAGGGTGAAAAGCACACTGGGATGGAAATAAAATCTGCTAGTGAAATTCTTAGCAGTCTGGACGCGGAAACTGAAAAGAAACTCAAAGTCTTTAAGATGGAATATGAAGTACTTCTCCACATGGGTGCCTTT GTTCCAGAAACCATGACTGATGATACCTGGCTAAGAGTTTTAGAGCAAAATTCCTCATCCGCAAGAAGAAGGCTTTACAGATTCCTGCGAAGAAATGAAAAGCTTGAGGAGAAAAAAAAGGCTAAACAGCGGGcgagagaagaagaaagattGGCAACAGAAAGTCAGACAAAGGACCGCGAGGAATCTCCTCCCCTGGAGCCGAAAAATACCTTTTTCTTCCATATTCGTCAGACGTCCATGAATCGTACATATTATACTCGGCTGGCCCATTCCATGTTATTTGGAATACCTCTTGTGTTTGATTTGGACTTTGAGCAGCATATGCGTACTCAAGATTGTCAGAACTTGGTCTCTCAATTCATGATGGCATACGGTTTTAACAAGGTGGTACAGGAACCGTTTCACTTTGTTCTAACAGGTGCCAACCCTCAGGGTCACATCATGAGGATGTTAAACAAGGGATCGGTGGAACGCCCACTCGACTCGTTTCTCTTTACCGTCACGGAGCAGAGCTATCTGGATCTGTATCCTCGGAATAACGTCGTGTATCTGACGCCGAATGCTCCAAATGTACTGAAGTCCTTCAATCCCAATGATGTCTATATTATTGGTGGTCTGGTGGACAAGACGTCGAAGAAACCCTTCACCATGGCCAAGGCTAAAGAACAGAACATCAGGATGGCCAAGTTTCCACTGGATGAGCACCTCAT tTGGTCACAAGGCACCAAGAGTCTCACGATTGACCAGGTGGTACGAATTCTCCTGGAGCTTAAAGAATCCAACAGCTGGAAAAGAGCGCTGCAGTACGTGCCAAAAAGAAAGATTGCTAGAGACTATCTCCAGTAG